The Cetobacterium sp. ZOR0034 DNA segment AAAAGAGTGATGCCACCATTGGCGGGACAATTTGCAAGTTTGATAAAGGATTCTTCTTTATTGTCTATAATTGCTGTGAATGAGTTTACTAAAAATGTTCAAGAGGTTGATTCATTGACATTTTCACCTATAGAAAATTACTGTATTTTAGCAGTAGGATATCTTATATTGACATATCCTATATCTCATCTTTCGAAGTATTTAGAGAGGAGGTATAACTATGGAAATTAAGATAGAAAAACTATCTAAAGCTTTTGGAAATCAGATTGTACTGAATAAACTTGATTTAGATTTAAAATCAATTCACTCTTTGGTTATAATAGGCCCGTCTGGGGGAGGAAAATCAACACTTCTTAGAATATTAGCTGGATTAGAATCCCTAGATAGTGGAAGAATAATTTTGAATGGAGAAGTTATTCCTGAGACAGAGGAGAGCCTTCATGAGTATAGAAAGGGGATTGGTGTTGTATTTCAAGCGTTTAATCTTTTTCCTCATCTAACAGCACTTGATAACATTTTGTTGCCGTTAGAAAAAGTTCATAAGATAAATTCAACTGAGGCAGAGGATCGTGCGTTAAGACTACTTAAAAGATTTGGAC contains these protein-coding regions:
- a CDS encoding amino acid ABC transporter ATP-binding protein — protein: MEIKIEKLSKAFGNQIVLNKLDLDLKSIHSLVIIGPSGGGKSTLLRILAGLESLDSGRIILNGEVIPETEESLHEYRKGIGVVFQAFNLFPHLTALDNILLPLEKVHKINSTEAEDRALRLLKRFGLFEHRDKYPHQLSGGQQQRVAIVRAMALKPKVLLLDEPTSALDPALTKEILEAIKELRKDQKDMVLVTHEMEFARGVADYVIFVSEGRVVEMGLPDSVFHNPKTEELQEFLKA